Proteins found in one Plasmodium gaboni strain SY75 chromosome 13, whole genome shotgun sequence genomic segment:
- a CDS encoding putative ribonuclease P protein subunit RPR2, whose translation MSNINSETWNNNDKLKRKLSDIYDTENDKNDELKNTSKVLKNNPIQACNTGKGNNDTCNTLYEEHMNNNEAKNHVVQNFDGIEKSENKEPCMNESNQKKKRKKHNKKKNNNMEMGKPLKQMVRINYLLQASFLMNNMNPNISREYIKTMRRLSNKFLIKYDRKFKKLFCKKCNSVLIPSETCDVFVNPLNLQKKHKQINNNYDIKELIEESTNTNNMKPRDEYLVSYKCKHCQHYTKLVYE comes from the coding sequence atgaGTAACATTAACAGTGAAACATGGAACAACaatgataaattaaaaCGAAAATTAAGTGACATATATGATACTGAgaatgataaaaatgatgaattaaaaaatacatctaaagttttaaaaaataatccAATACAAGCATGTAATACTGGCAAAGGAAATAATGATACTTGTAATACTTTATATGAAGAacatatgaataataatgaagCGAAAAACCATGTAGTACAAAATTTTGATGGAATTGAAAAGTCTGAAAACAAAGAACCGTGCATGAATGAATCAAAtcaaaaaaagaaaaggaaaaagcataataaaaaaaaaaataataatatggaaaTGGGAAAGCCATTAAAACAAATGGTTagaataaattatttattacaaGCATCCTTTTTAATGAATAACATGAATCCCAATATATCTAGggaatatattaaaacaaTGAGAAGACTATCTAACAAgtttttaataaaatatgatagaaaatttaaaaagCTATTTTGTAAAAAGTGTAATTCAGTTCTTATTCCAAGTGAAACATGTGATGTTTTTGTAAATCCATTaaatttacaaaaaaaacataagcaaataaataataattatgatattaAGGAACTCATAGAAGAATCAACAAATACTAATAATATGAAACCAAGAGATGAATATTTAGtttcatataaatgtaaaCATTGTCAACATTATACCAAGCTTGTATATGAATAG
- a CDS encoding hypothetical protein (conserved Plasmodium protein, unknown function): MGVKDNINADLLDDSKKERQGLELTEERVLDENINKIDIQEKKENEEINKGDINNDNEEIKNSYIKENLDPLNDNKGNSNANLNGLITKEHIVSSISLSEEFSISQLNSDNKNLENTLIREDKENNLNNENTHVIIDKEKNDVDVPYNEIKTLESFSLNVNSKFPISQKKNKNTAINDAPLYIEVKGLLEVLNAQDFAKKVNRKNADLNVKAQNALIKKRSYSVPNKAVAKNIPKDNHNMNLKKQNYKSVSLQKNSGLNKLASTQKKPSIFTKPLSNPPKTLNKIPYSKNDVIRKPLEMNKGGKGTFRYLEKKIPSIEDSQKINSKEIIRSNIASFKESPIEEKGKNMAAKMEKHSLKFSPKVIPLLMKEKSMKHKAPPKGTIKHTLEYLKRAAESRMKENELYKSKKDSTLSSSEIRKNSVPTRKIETKPKLPSKFNPLKKESVKKTKTNLDAKKVFVKKPTPKIVQQMKTKEKEKKKKIPTKFMNLKKEKISSKDIEQKNNLKKKESKEFNKSKIEGIKHLEKKREEINKEKKMMSINDKMIEENMVNKEEFTIDNVEPETEREKTIEDKNESELEKYEKKLYALTESETEKEDEKLFEIKKLEKEKNIDDKENFGYKKDKNDENDENGENNENNNNNVEKDSFNEINKAEDEKQKEEEEEIILKDVGNINKESELNVSRISEVEKEEQNVDVQIEQDKLNDSKNEQQEVNITEKLEGGKDEKKMDEVVLLNKIHNEENICENKEQEELIQLVKEKTMVDDIIKDDTITDDIVKEEMKINEIEKEENQIDKVEKEEINKDNIEKEEKTLEIEKKDEINIDNITKNERIIENKKKESKIKLGEMKKKKIDTKKNVDMKMDKKTIKKDDNTKPALNIKQNIKLPLGPKQNAKSTLNSKQGVKSSLSSKPGAKSVLGIKSKTTMKSSATTLKSKTFVNGSLKERKNLKNDVKTGELAKGGNSTNMNKNIPQKKSLLFMKKATIGIKKNSVSKSGVKEAEGEKKNLGKIQKESSLHNDNNNNNIKDTNENKIDMDNMNDMDNMNDIDNMTNMDNMTNMDNMNDMDNMNDMDNMIDMDNMNDMDNMTNMDNMNDIDNMNDTNNDYNNNDQFNVDEKKDIEEDIQIDIQEYIKKDEEEDSLEKPLSKKGRSTFSKTSVPALNKKKKKTLSKFKTVDVNGIKLNKNKTIGSLNSVNTKNTMIQEKIKKKKMEVKENGLNNKKSLSSRLLKLSTKSNTSSIKKISSLGDKDNNKTKKSVLGKSGTIISKGVLEKNKGINNRPLKEAKSFKKLKSKSIKKTILNDNNLKDEEKSVKKIATAQNITKKIKTIPSQMKFEKKMRKLKSEILHKVTGNISKIKDKRTVKKNKEMYYDDMMGNMQNNNKYDNDNNNNNNYNNNYDGYEGVVKRVNVGLSERSFSKIRTLKGKKNDYITPRIGANIKPNIMNVKSNVSNSGSSDKGSSRSLTTPPSTSSKKSKQNKSRMDDLSIEENLKEKLINLNIQKQYSGLHMKEIEEQNIPELNIPQLSSIHNRDDIHKNDEERRYRSVGNIGITNLNELSAVFDFSSNNNIKGVTRESLRNLSLQMKMESSNEYNITKVEQTSDVNTLYNQSTMIRKEMETKENPSSWFFGNCCTANNNEYFYERQEPVVQGSSSLFNVNNKFIPYNPNSDMLHISNNTIKLSNIYESDVFSNSMQNNLILNNQKSSGQNMNKTMLNNSSLRLQKKRQSCSATTNYCNCI, encoded by the coding sequence ATGGGTGttaaagataatataaatgcGGATCTATTAGACGATTCGAAAAAAGAAAGACAAGGACTTGAATTAACAGAAGAAAGAGTTCttgatgaaaatataaataaaattgatatacaagaaaaaaaagaaaatgaagaaataaataaaggagatataaataatgacaatgaagaaattaagaattcatatattaagGAAAATTTAGATCcattaaatgataataaagGTAATTCCAATGCTAATTTGAACGGATTAATAACTAAAGAACATATCGTTTCATCGATTTCACTATCTGAGGAGTTCAGTATTTCTCAATTGAATTCAGATAACAAAAATTTAGAAAATACCTTAATTAGAGAGGAcaaagaaaataatttgaataatgaaaatactcatgttattattgataaagaaaaaaatgatgtaGATGTTCCatataatgaaattaaaaCTCTGGAAAGTTTTTCTTTAAATGTTAACTCTAAATTCCCTATTTCccaaaaaaagaataaaaacACAGCTATAAATGATGCTCCACTATATATTGAAGTTAAGGGACTTTTGGAAGTTCTAAATGCTCAAGATTTTGcaaaaaaagtaaataGGAAAAATGCAGATTTAAATGTAAAAGCTCAAAATGCATTAATTAAGAAACGTTCTTATAGTGTCCCAAATAAAGCAGTTGCAAAAAATATTCCAAAGGATAATCATAATATGAATTTGAAGAAGCAGAATTATAAAAGTGTATCTCTTCAAAAAAATTCAGgattaaataaattagCAAGCACACAAAAAAAACCTTCTATATTTACTAAACCTTTATCAAATCCTCCAAAAACATTAAACAAAATTCCTTATAGCAAAAATGATGTTATAAGAAAACCATTGGAAATGAATAAAGGTGGAAAGGGTACTTTTAGatatttagaaaaaaaaataccTAGCATAGAAGATTcacaaaaaataaattcaaaagaaattattagATCTAATATTGCATCTTTTAAAGAAAGTCCCATAGaagaaaaaggaaaaaatatggCAGCAAAGATGGAGAAACATTCTCTCAAATTTTCTCCTAAAGTTATACCTTTGTTAATGAAGGAAAAAAGCATGAAACATAAAGCACCTCCTAAAGGCACTATAAAACATACGCtagaatatttaaaaagagCAGCAGAATCAAGAATGaaagaaaatgaattatataaatcaaaaaaagATAGCACACTTAGTTCAAGTgaaattagaaaaaattCTGTACCAACAAGGAAAATTGAAACAAAACCAAAACTACCATCAAAATTTAACCCCTTAAAAAAAGAGTCCGTTAAAAAGACAAAAACAAATTTAGATGCAAAAAAAGTTTTCGTGAAAAAGCCAACACCTAAAATTGTACAACAGATGAAAACTAAAGAAAAagagaagaaaaaaaaaataccAACTAAATTTATGAACcttaaaaaagaaaaaatatctTCCAAAGATATAGAACAGAagaataatttaaaaaaaaaagaaagcaaagaatttaataaatctAAGATAGAAGGAATTAAACATCTAGAAAAGAAGAGGgaagaaattaataaagaaaagaaaatgatgagtataaatgataagatgatagaagaaaatatgGTAAACAAAGAGGAATTTACAATTGATAATGTAGAGCCTGAAACTGAAAGAGAGAAGACAATAGAAGACAAAAATGAATCTGAACTGGAAAAATATgagaaaaaattatatgcTTTAACAGAAAGCGAAACAGAAAAAGAAGACGAGaaattatttgaaataaaaaaattggagaaagaaaaaaatatcgatgataaagaaaattttggatataaaaaagacaaaaatgatgaaaatgatgaaaatggtgaaaataatgaaaataataataataatgttgAGAAGGATTCATTcaatgaaataaataaagcagaagatgaaaaacaaaaagaagaagaagaagaaattATATTGAAAGATGTtggaaatataaataaagaaagCGAATTGAATGTTTCAAGAATATCTGAAgtagaaaaagaagaacAGAATGTAGATGTCCAAATAGAACAAGACAAATTGAATGATtcaaaaaatgaacaaCAAGAAGTAAATATTACCGAAAAACTAGAAGGGGGAAAAgacgaaaaaaaaatggacGAAGTAGTGTTATtgaataaaatacataatgaagaaaatatttgCGAAAATAAGGAACAAGAAGAATTAATTCAATTAGTAAAAGAGAAAACAATGGTagatgatataataaaagatgATACTATTACAGATGATATAGTAAAAGaagaaatgaaaataaatgaaatagAGAAGGAAGAAAATCAAATTGATAAAGTAGagaaagaagaaataaataaagataatatagaaaaagaGGAAAAGACATTagaaatagaaaaaaaagacgaaataaatatagataatatCACAAAAAATGAACGTATTATagaaaacaaaaagaaagagtccaaaataaaattaggagaaatgaaaaagaaaaaaatagataCAAAGAAAAATGTAGATATGAAAATGgataaaaaaacaataaaaaaagatgatAATACAAAACCTGCATTAAAcataaaacaaaatatcAAACTTCCATTAGGTCCAAAACAAAATGCTAAATCTACATTAAACTCAAAACAAGGTGTAAAATCTTCATTAAGTTCAAAACCAGGTGCAAAATCAGTTCTAGGTATAAAATCGAAGACAACCATGAAAAGTAGTGCAACAACTTTAAAATCGAAAACATTTGTTAATGGATCTTTAAAAGAAAGaaagaatttaaaaaatgatgtaAAAACTGGAGAATTAGCAAAAGGAGGCAATAGTActaatatgaataaaaatattcctCAAAAGAAAAGCttattatttatgaaaAAGGCAACTATAggtataaaaaaaaattcgGTTAGTAAAAGTGGTGTAAAAGAAGCAGAGGgagaaaagaaaaatttaGGAAAAATACAAAAAGAATCGTCTCTCCAcaatgataataataataataatattaaagatacgaatgaaaataaaattgatatggataatatgaatgatatggataatatgaatgatatAGACAATATGACTAATATGGATAATATGACTAATATggataatatgaatgatatggataatatgaatgatatGGATAATATGATTGATATggataatatgaatgatatGGATAATATGACTAATATGGATAACATGAATGATATAGATAACATGAATGATACtaataatgattataataataatgatcaGTTTAATGTAGATGAGAAAAAAGATATAGAAGAAGATATACAAATAGATATAcaagaatatattaaaaaagatgaagaaGAGGATTCTCTTGAAAAACCCCTTTCCAAAAAAGGACGTTCCACATTTTCTAAAACTTCTGTACCTGctttaaataaaaaaaagaaaaaaacCTTGAGTAAGTTTAAAACGGTCGATGTTAATGGAATAAAATTAAACAAGAATAAAACAATAGGTTCATTAAATTCTGTAAACACTAAGAACACAATGAtacaagaaaaaataaaaaagaagaagatgGAAGTAAAGGAAAATGGcttaaataataagaaatCATTAAGTTCTAgattattaaaattaagTACAAAATCAAACACTTCttctataaaaaaaattagtTCTCTAGGTGATAaggataataataaaacaaaaaaatcAGTTTTGGGAAAAAGCGGAACCATAATATCTAAAGGAgttttagaaaaaaataaaggaaTAAATAATAGACCATTAAAAGAAGCAAAATCATTTAAGAAATTAAAATCTAAAAGTATTAAGAAAACAATTTtgaatgataataatttaaaagatgAAGAGAAATCGGTTAAGAAAATTGCAACAGCtcaaaatataacaaagaaaataaaaactaTACCTTCCCAAATGAAAtttgaaaagaaaatgagAAAATTAAAATCAGAAATTTTACACAAGGTAACAGGAAATATAAGTAAGATTAAAGATAAAAGAAcagttaaaaaaaataaagaaatgTATTATGATGATATGATGGGAAATATgcaaaataataataaatatgataatgataataataataataataattataataataattatgatgGTTATGAAGGTGTTGTTAAGAGAGTAAATGTAGGGTTATCAGAAAGATCTTTTAGTAAAATCAGAACattaaaaggaaaaaaaaatgattatataacCCCAAGAATAGGTGCTAATATTAAGCCTAATATTATGAATGTGAAATCTAATGTATCAAATTCAGGATCTTCAGATAAAGGATCATCACGTTCATTAACTACCCCACCATCAACATCTTCTAAAAAAAGCAAACAAAATAAAAGCAGAATGGACGATTTAAGTATTGAGGAGAATTTGAAAGagaaattaataaatttaaatattcagAAACAGTATAGTGGTTTACATATGAAAGAAATAGAGGAACAAAATATTCCTGAATTAAATATTCCACAACTTTCATCTATTCATAATAGAGATGATATACATAAGAATGATGAAGAAAGAAGATATAGAAGTGTTGGAAATATTGGAATAACTAATTTGAATGAATTATCTGCAGTATTTGATTTTAGCAGTAACAACAACATTAAAGGGGTTACTCGTGAGTCTTTAAGAAATTTGTCACTTCAAATGAAAATGGAATCATctaatgaatataatataacaaaagTAGAACAAACTTCAGATGTtaatacattatataaCCAAAGTACAATGATAAGAAAAGAAATGGaaacaaaagaaaatcCTTCTAGTTGGTTTTTTGGAAATTGTTGTACTGCAAATAACAATGAGTATTTCTATGAAAGACAAGAACCAGTTGTGCAAGGTTCAAGTTCCTTATTTAATGTGAATAACAAATTTATTCCATATAACCCTAATTCTGATATGTTACACATTTCTAATAATACTATAAAATTATCGAACATATATGAATCCGATGTATTTTCCAATAGCATGCAAAATAATCTTATATTGAATAATCAAAAGAGCTCAGGacaaaatatgaataagACTATGCTAAATAATAGTTCTTTGCgattacaaaaaaaaagacaaTCTTGTAGTGCAACAACGAATTATTGTAATTGCATTTGA